In one Melopsittacus undulatus isolate bMelUnd1 chromosome 4, bMelUnd1.mat.Z, whole genome shotgun sequence genomic region, the following are encoded:
- the PRLHR gene encoding prolactin-releasing peptide receptor has translation MMNSDNLTSQSFLSAIHSNTSNLFSGLQFVQSFKPLIIPCYSLVVFIGVIGNYLLIYVICKTKKMHNVTNFLVGNLAFSDMLMCATCVPLTLAYAFEPRGWVYGRFMCYFVFLMQPVTVFVSVFTLTVIAVDRYYAMVYPFRRRLTIPICAYILAAIWLLSCTLAAPALVHTYHAEFPELDFSICEEFWFHMKRDRLAYAYSTLIITYVLPLAVISLSYLRISVKLKNRVVPGNVTQGQAEWDRARRRKTFRLLVLVVAAFGVCWLPLHIFNMIKDIDISLIDKQYFNFIQLLCHWFAMMSACTNAFLYAWLHDSFRGELKKMFAWKKKKIGPTANCIMASVVL, from the coding sequence ATGATGAATTCGGACAATTTAACCTCCCAGAGCTTCCTCTCTGCGATTCACAGCAACACCAGCAATTTATTCTCAGGGCTCCAGTTTGTTCAGTCCTTCAAGCCACTCATCATCCCCTGCTACTCGCTAGTGGTTTTTATTGGTGTCATTGGGAACTACCTTCTCATTTATGTTATCTGCAAGACAAAAAAGATGCACAATGTCACCAACTTCCTGGTAGGCAATCTGGCTTTCTCCGACATGCTCATGTGTGCAACCTGCGTGCCCCTGACTCTCGCCTATGCCTTTGAGCCCAGAGGATGGGTGTACGGGCGTTTCATGTGCtactttgttttcctgatgcAACCCGTCACTGTGTTTGTGTCTGTCTTTACCTTGACTGTCATAGCTGTGGATAGGTATTACGCCATGGTGTACCCATTCCGCAGGAGGCTCACAATCCCTATTTGTGCTTATATCCTGGCTGCTATTTGGCTGCTGAGCTGTACCTTGGCTGCCCCAGCCTTGGTCCACACTTATCACGCAGAGTTCCCAGAACTGGACTTCTCTATCTGTGAGGAGTTTTGGTTCCACATGAAAAGAGATCGCTTAGCTTATGCCTACAGCACTCTCATCATCACCTACGTACTGCCTTTGGCTGTCATTTCCCTGTCCTACCTGAGGATCTCTGTCAAGCTGAAGAACCGTGTAGTCCCTGGCAATGTCACCCAGGGCCAAGCTGAATGGGATCgagcaaggaggagaaagacttTTCGCTTGCTAGTCTTAGTGGTGGCAGCCTTTGGAGTCTGTTGGCTGCCTCTGCACATCTTCAACATGATAAAGGACATTGACATCAGCTTGATTGACAAGCAATATTTCAACTTCATCCAGCTGCTGTGCCACTGGTTTGCAATGATGTCTGCTTGTACCAATGCCTTCCTCTATGCCTGGCTCCATGACAGCTTTAGGGGGgagctgaagaaaatgtttgcctggaagaagaagaaaattggaCCCACTGCAAACTGCATTATGGCCAGTGTGGTGCTGTAA